The nucleotide sequence TGACTTTTAATGATGTTATTTATACCAAAAATTTCTTCAATAATAGATGCATCTAGTTCTTTAAAACATACATTCATCTTAGCTGTAATCACTTCTACAGCTTTAGCAATTTCATCAACTTTAAACCTAGACACCAATTCGTGCTTCTCCTTAATGTTCTTAGATTGTTTAATGATACTCATTGCTAAATCACCAATACGTTCTATTTCATTACTGATTTGCATTGCCGACATAATAAACCTTAAATCTGAGGCAACAGGTTGCTGTAAAGCAAATACACCTTGACATATATCATCGATTTTTACATCCAATTTGTCAATTTTATTTTCCGTTTTCTTCACTTCTTTCACTTCTGAAAAAGGTTCTGAAAGTATTGATTTAACTGCTTCACTA is from Flavobacterium sp. NG2 and encodes:
- the phoU gene encoding phosphate signaling complex protein PhoU is translated as MASHLETELGKLREIIIKIGNLAESQISEAVKSILSEPFSEVKEVKKTENKIDKLDVKIDDICQGVFALQQPVASDLRFIMSAMQISNEIERIGDLAMSIIKQSKNIKEKHELVSRFKVDEIAKAVEVITAKMNVCFKELDASIIEEIFGINNIIKSQSTAAIEDIIGEMKSNSKTVVSGTHLIIALKHMERIADHNSNVAESIYFMINAKTIKHEKFIDKK